The following DNA comes from Brachionichthys hirsutus isolate HB-005 unplaced genomic scaffold, CSIRO-AGI_Bhir_v1 contig_976, whole genome shotgun sequence.
GGGTCTATTTTTAAAAGTCCGAAGCAGCCTTTGAATTGTTATAACATGGATGCATTCCCCCGGTTAGATTTTCTGTCAGGCATACAGTCTTGCAAATCATTatctaactagaaaagcactcggagagcccagacctccgccaagcagctcattcccctcataattggataattggaaaggttctaaattgttcttggtatctttatataccaaccatcaaaagtgaaagtgaagttgatgtgtgtttttaactgatttttgaatccaaaaatgtggttttcaatgttaaaatataatatttttttcctgacctcattctggatcagatccagaaggcaTTTTTCAttatagtgcatatcggacccatTTATTgctctgatttttggtgagagaattgaatgcatatttaataagatatgtttttttaaaagcctgcattataagtaaatgggaaaatctggattgcGACTGTATCTGAAATCCATATGAAATAGAGATCCCGaccctacataactgtgtcaaattccataaacatcagttaataatcaaccgagatattgaggaacagatttcaCCATCACCAAAATCAACCGTTCCTGGCAAGATTcacaacatttcatgaaaacgTCATTAAGATCCGTCCATAACGGACGCTGGTGACGCTggtgaaaacagaacctcctcggcggaggtaataaaatgCAAGTGCTTCGTGTCTCAAGGCTCACCGAGGCATTCGGGGCAACAGGATCCCTCTCGGCGGCCGAGGCTGGTGCAGGTCAGGACAGGACACTGCTTCCTCTGGCACTTGGTCACACCGTGCTGTGGAGACCAAGAGATAAAGATGTAAGGCGGCAAAAAGAGGCCAAATTCAAAGGCAagggtgatgaagacgaggaggtaTGACTGGAATGTAATCCACCGCGATGGGAAGGCATGCTGGTGCATTTTCAACATCTTGACTGACGTTTAGCTCCACCCACTGTACTTACGTCACACCAGCAGTTGATGCATTTCATCTCGCCCACCACTGGTACCCAGGGATGCCAGTTGTCACTGTTCTGGTAAAAGTTCTTGCCAAATTTGCAGTGCCTCGGACCATCGGCCTGCATCATGTCACTGTGCCCCAGGCCTTCGggagccgcctcctcctctggacACGCCTTGCAGCAATCTGAGGGATTTCTTCTAACGGGGTGGCTGCAGGTCAACACCGGACACGTCACCTTCTCGCAGTGCACCTCACCTGAAGACCCCTGAGGATAAAACATACTCATTAGCAGAACttctttatgttttttattctggTGGAAAAAGGTAGCTGACATATTCACATAACAAAAAGAATCTGAAAATCCTCCAGAAGAAAAATTCCATTTATGACTCGGTAAATGATGATAAATGATCCattaagtcttttttttttttttttgaaaataaatccagCCAGATGTGAGCGGGTTTATATACGTGCGTATTTACCTTGCAAGTGCAGACAGCGCATTTTATGTAGCCAAAGGGAGGTACAAAGGGATGCCATGTGGTTCCTGGAGCATGCATCTTCTGGTCTCCTTCAAAGTAACAACCTGAGAGAAGGACGAGCAGAGATGAGGTTACTGAGGACAGTCGGCGAGACTGAAAGCCTTTATTGTGGGACGGATGGAAAATCAACGCGAGGAATGAAGCGTGGTGACATGCAAGAATGAAAAGACGCAGTACAAGAGAAAATAACCTTTcagaatttttttaaaaaaaagcttggaTGTCAGTGGTTGTTCCTACCCTCAAGATGTTCCTCCACCATCTCTGGGGCTTTCATGTCCTTGGGCTCCCGCCTCTCTaaacaggagagaaaaaaagagatgaaaatgtaattatatcTTGGTGTGGAAAGAGCATTTACAATTCACCATAATGGCTAAGATCCGCACGCTAACAAGTGCCCGATGGAGCACGAGCTTTGCGACACATGATCGTCACGTGTTTCTCACCGTCACAGATCGGGCAGCACCTGTCGTCCGGCTGAACGGTCCGGGAGCAAGTCAACGCAGGACAgatgaccgggtcacaaatcacGGTGCGTTTCTACAGAGACGATggagaacaaaaggaaaagaaaggcGTGATGCACACAACATacgagacacaaaaaaaaaaaaaactccctgGCTTCTCGTGCTACACTGGAAAAGCTGACCCATCGCAGAACAAACACGTTTCATATCTTTACCtggcagctgcaggagaaacactTGTCGTAGTTGGGAGTCCAGTGGGAGCCGTGAGCGTGGTGTTGGTTCTCGAAGAAGCAGGTAAGGGGGTCTTTCTTCAGCTCGTCCTGGCTCGTCGCTCGGAGGTCATCAAACTCCTCTGCCTCGCCCCTGGTTCCAAACTCACAGTTGTTTGTCACATGGACCTggagagaggaaacagaaaagaaGGTTATGACATGAGAGGGTTAActcaggattattattattatcatcattattgcTCCGAAGTGGATTTCTATCGAGAACTCTAACTTTTACGTACCCTTCCTCGTATTTCTCCGCGGGGGTTTATCTTGGTGCTGACCTGGATGAAGGCCGTTCCTTGGTCCAGGTGTCGTAATAATTCAACGCTGATGTCCTTTAATATTCCCTGAGCCTTTTGAAAGGGGAGAGCGTGCCATCAGCGCCCAGGCGTGCACACGTGAGCGCGAAAACGACTAAACGGGCGAACACCGGCCGCACCTGAGATCCGTAGAAACCGGTGAGCAGCCTCTTGTGAGCCGAGCTGTTGTCGTCTATTTCCCCGATCTCGGCCCGGCCGTGCAGGTGGGCGTTCACGGTGAGGTCGTCAGACTTACTGAGGCCTGCGATAATGATTTCATATTGCAGGTGACACTGTTTGTCCACTAACACCCAGGCGTGGCCGGAGATACCAGTTCTTACTGGCGGCGACACAAACTGGCCAGCAAGAGGAATGGGCAACTCTGAACggaggaaagagaaaggctTGATGAGGTTTTTCTGCTGTGTATTTCCATGCAGATGCTTGCtgcctgttgcttcctgctttcATCCAGTCATACCGTGCCTGGACGCCTCCAGGCCGCTGTTGGGCAGGGTCCTGATCTGCCCTCGCAGCTCGCCCTCCTGGTTGTGCGCCGTGGCCACGTTGATGAACAGCtcgttctgcagcagcatgtgGATGTGTCGAGCCTCCAGACGATTCCAGCTGCCGTGGGCTCGGCCCGTCGCCTTGTTGTACTCCGGCGTCAGGTCATACAGCACGGAGCGCTTGTTTCGCCGCCGCGGCTTCAGCTCGATGGTCAGGCCAACGCATTCACTGGTGAGTCCTGCGACCTGAACCTGGAAGGAAGGCGACGAAGGGGATTTCgcttttacacacaaaaaactaaCAGCCTAGCGTGCAGCTTTTAATGAGCATACTCTGACAATCTTTCGTGGAAATTGGAAGCGTTACTTGTAATAAATGGATTTACTATTATTGGTGAAAATCCCATCAAGCACACTTTATTATCTATTTTATATTCTTTACAACACATCTGTGTTGCGGTTTGGTTTGACCTGAGTTGAGCTGGTttgaaggaaatgaaaaaggaaaggtGACTAATAAAGATTTTAATGTGTTCTGGTCCGGTTTATCTTTGTTTAAAGCGTTTTCTGTGTGGGAGAGAACCCATAAAACGTTCAGCTTTTtggacagattttttttccactttttactCCAGTACGAACCATCATTGATTTCTCATAAAAGGTGCACCTCAACAGAACATCAAGTCAAAGCTTTGAAAAATTGCAGCTCATTGTGCTTCACTATAATAAAATCACAAATAGCAAGATAAACCACACAGACGAAATATTCATTGTGTTAAACTGTTCCATGCTGCAGCATGGCGGGCGGGCGTCTACCTGGTAGTCCAGCGTCCCGTTATTGTGGAGGTGGAAGACGGAGGAGCCCACACCTCCCGTCTTCCCGGGTGTCAATGCATCCCCGCTGGACATCACGCTCTGAATAGCTGTGCCAATACAAAGATTGATTAGTATCAAAATGCACTTTGGAGCAGCGAGCACATTCCTGCTCAAATGTCTTGTCTAAAACCACAAATTTTCCCCGTGGAGTTTCCCCTCCCTTAAACTATGAAAGCGCCTGACAGCATGCGAGATGAGGCAATGATTTCTGCCTCGTTCAAATCGGCTGGTTGGATTAAAGACGAGAGCAAAAGAGGGCTAAATTACATTTCCCCAGGTTCTACAACCACGCAGACACAAAATGCATAATGTCCtttcaaaaaagaaagagccaCCGAGAGGATGGATCCAATCGATCAGATGATCAGAAGGCGTCTGCTTTCGTAGCTGTGTGATTGAGCATGTGCCACAAACATATGCTAAAGTGTCTGAcaagcatgcatgcacacacacacacacacacacacacacacacacacaaaagccacCCAAGGTTACGCTTTAGAATGAGGTAACTCCCGCTGAATGCGGCAGCAGGCTTACGGCGAGGACAGGAGGGAATGAGCTACATGGAAGGATGAGGAAAAGTGCAGGGAAACATGTTGGAAATGCGACGGCAAAGATGGGAGACATGAGAGAgcgcggtggtggtggtggtcggagggggggggggaattggtTTGAATTCTTCACACATAACGTCAAGCTGTTAGTCACTGCACTGGAACAGCAACACTGAGAGTCAGGTCCAGCAGACTGTGACTCAAAAACTGTTTTCGTGCgtatttgtgtctgtttgaATGCGCAGATTTGTGCGTGAGCGGCAACAAAAGTGCCTTTCAAAAGGTTTTTCAAAGCGCCCGACACCTTGATGTTTCAACGATCGTGTTCAAGTATGAAAAGAACATGTGTGCGCGCTTAAATGGCTTCAGATCATTGAACTATTCACCACATTTCTAAAAGCGCTGCGTCTCTTTGTGTTTCTCACAAACGCACAGACGTCCAACAGAAGGTCTGGTAAAATGGCTTTCCCACAGAGAAAAGACTTGAAAGGAtgtgagacagaaagaaaggcgGGGAAGCGCATTCATGGGATGACAAAAACAGCCACACATGGCCAGCCACAAAGCACAGACATTCTTTGAGCCTCGCGTTTGGCGTGCTCCGGGTTTTGATATCGCTGGGATGGACGGACAGGAGGAAGACATTTCCATTTCACCTGTGGAAACGTGTTTGATTTGCAGGGGGACACTTACTGTCACACGATTTCCTGCCAGTGATGAAACCGGAGATTTTCCTGGGATCGTGACCCTCGGTTGCCACGGTGATTTCCAGCTGACCACGAGATAACCAAAACAGTTCACGGCTATTCAGGTCTGTCAGCACCTCGGCAAAGTCTGGATCCTGCACACATTGAAACAGTTAGGTCAACAAGtggataaaaaaagagagaccatATTCCAGTATAAACACGTCCATCTTCAGGGCCAAAAATCAAACTGTCCTCTTGAAACATTAACATGATGTTAGTACATGTTGCCAGAGTCTTCAGATGAAATGCAAAGCGGCAAGACCGTTTCCAGATCAAATGAAATGATCCTTTGACGAGAGCAGAGCAGATGCCGCGGCAGCGAATGCTCTTTTCATTCAGCGATGACCAAAAGGTATCAGAAAGTCAGAAGCCATTAAGGACACAAGCTGTGAATTAAAAACACGTGACTTCAAATTCATAAACCAGAGGCGCGCACGTAAACcctttgcaaaaaacaaacaaatatggCTCGCATTGCCTCAACACGTTTCAGATTCATTGCAGTGTAATTTCAGGCAGGCTGAAAAGGgggtcggagggggggggagagaagagaagagaaatgtgAGATTAAAGGGACAGATGTATGAGAGTGTTGAAGAAATGTTACTTTTATGACCTCGGGGCCCCGGttcaatataaatatacacGTATCATAAATCCCCGCAGCGAGCTGCCAAGACGGAGCGGGACTGCAGAAGGAACTGGATTGAAGGAAGGTGGCATGTTGTAGAAATAGAAACAACACACTACAGGGATGTTGGATGAAAGAATCAGGAAAAGCAGTAACGCTGTCGGGATCACTGCTGAAAACGCAACGTCTTCACGCATGTTAAAAAACGAAAACATAtttctgtgcgtgtgtatttagaaataaaacaaacaatgcGACTGAAAACGATGCACGGCGCCTAGTTAGTCGGTGGTTTGGCTTTCAGCGTCCAGCCCGAGGGCGCTTTGAGGCGTTTACTGAGCTCAAATGATTCATAAATCTTTCACGGAGGGTTCGAGTTCGAAAGAGACACGCCAACTTGTCGCACAATTCTTGGCTGAATTCAAAACAGGCCCGTTTTtcatcgctcctcttcctccctccgtCTCAGGCCACAGACCACTAACCGCTCACATGTGTGAGAAGTGTGTACGCAGTCCGACCTCCCTGCTCCCCTCTGTCCTCCATCTCTCATCCCTTGCTAACATCTGTCTCCCGCAGGAGCTCCTCCTTTccgtgaaatctttttttttgtttctcgtGATGACACTTCTCGGGGCAGCGAGCTTTGAtcagagcggcggcggcggcagcaacAGCGTTCGGATGTGGAGACCCCACCGCATCCGTCTTTCCGAGTGCGAGAGTGTTGCTGTGTTATAAGCTCCCGACCAAAAGGgccgctgctgctccgccaGCCTCGCAGAGACCGTGGAAGCTCTCCATAAAACTCCCACTGATTTCACAGAGTCCTGGGTTTGTTCATGGATTGGTTTTCCCACTTGatttatgggggggggcacacaataTTTAACAGATAAAGAACTTTCAAATGCTTCTTTAAAATACCAGCTTTTCCTGGAAACCCCATGTAACACTGCACACCCTGGTTCATTTGTATTGTTGCTCACATGAGAGGTGATGTTGGCTCTGATCTCCCTCAAGATGTGCTGGCGGTACACGAGCTGGACTCTGATAGGCAGCTGAAGGGGTTCTGAGAAAAGGGGGGCATTTCCTGATTAATTATAAAGCACACCGTAAATGAGAAGgttccttttctttctgcagtctcttcctttttttttctctctctctcacctccgCCTCTGTGTTTGACGAGACCCTGAAGGATGAGAATGAAGTGGAGGTTGTTCTCCGTGTCACTCAGCGTCAGCATGGCGATGCCCCCCATGCCCGGAGGATCCGCCCCCGAAGTCAGCATTGAACTGAAtgtctctgcaaaaaaaaaaaaaaaaatgacacacacaaacatcaccaTGCTGAGTGTCTGCATTCACTTTCGCCTgtaaacaaagtccactctttGCAACCATGTTAATCCAAGCGAGGCTTTTTACGCTTGCATGAGAGCATATACAATTTCCCTGCTTTGTAAATATTGGGTTTACTGTGTACTGGAACGCAAAGACAAAGGCACACACATGTGTCTGGAATAGCGCTGCAAATAAATAAGGAGCCCATCGAAACGCTAAATTATGCCGCATGCAGACGTACCGGCGAACAGCGCCCTGTGTTTGATGATCTTGCCCTCcacttcttctcttctgctcGTCGATGTCGACATGCTGATGCGCATCTGCTCAGACTGCAGCTGCCGTATCAGAGGCTTCGGCAGGTTCTTCCACAGCCCACAGATCTGCACGAACGCACACGGCCAGGTAAGCCGGGACGGCGTCAACAGCAAAAGACAGACAAGGATATCCAAGTGTGCAGATAACATGGATGACACATCCGCTAAAGGCGTCAAACCGTGCGGCTGCTCTCTCGAAACTTTCAACATAAGACCGACACTTCCCTCCGAGAGCAGACGGGAGAAATGTGGCGGCGTGCCGACGCCTCATAATGTCACTTCAGAAGTGATCTCCTGTTTCATAAATGATGGTCTCTATCCCACTGCTAAAGCAGTGATGTAACACGTGAAAAATTCTTTTTCCAAATGCTTTGGCCCAGCAGACTCCCCAACCGcccgccccttcctcctcttttgtgtgcgcgtgtgtgtgccgGAGTGTTTTCTCTGAGGTCCTCTGGTGCTTGACACTGACATTTatctaaaaataataacttgGGTCCGGTTTTGAGGGGGGCTGCCGCCTCGCTGAGAATGTGTTCTGGTACTACTCTCACACCAATATATCGAGTTTCTGATTCTTTGGGACAAATGTGCCCTTTTATTTAACTTCTTCCACACCTCTGATCTGATGGGGGGGTGATGTCTGAGGTCGTGCTGTTTAGAAGGACCCAATGAAGCGTTTCTGTATTtgtgtatatctgtgtgtgtttatagtgTGTTTGTGGTTACGGAATGAGTAATGGGAGAAAAAGAACAAGTCCAAGGATCATGGAGTGAAAGTTCTTCATAACAGAATCTATTCGAATTGTGGAAAGACACAAACGCATTTAATTGCAAAACTAAAACACTCGATCATATTTGTGTGACGTCTTACCATGTCCGACCGTCCCTTGGGTACTGTGTACTCGAAAGCTGTGGTCCGATCTGAACCCAGTAAGATTATTTTACTGGGGCGACCCATTCTGgaaggtaaatatatatatatatatattaattgcCAGCTCAATCTGACTTTTACAGAATCCTTATGTCTTCAACAATGAACAAGCGGACTTATTTCATAATTTTGATGCATGCAGGAAACAGTTAGAGATGCAGAAAGGACGGACAGCAATGCCTCTGAAGCTAATCTAAGCAGCAAAAGTGAGCAGCGGCTCCAGAGACACAGAAACTACCGGCAAAGTCGACATTTAATCCACGACACGCTGTGAGCCTCACCTCTGGTATGTGATGGAGAACGCCAGACTGGATCTGGTCAGAGAGAAACGAGCTCTGGCAACGCCGTTGGAGCCGGAAAGCCACGAGTCTGTCCCTCCTGTCAGCACGGCCACAAGGTCTGCAGAGGATGGAATACTTAAAATAGCTATTTAGCTTTTTAATGTGAGTCTCAAAAAGAATGCTTCTCTGAAAAATATGTGTGCAGAATGTAGATTGAACTACTTAAAGGGCTTTTTACTTGATTTAATCTGTCAGACAATGCAGCATAGATGGACCACAAACCAGgcagcagctttattttacAGTCTGTTTGgtgtgcaaaatgcaaaatgttcaaTTACTGAATAATTACTTTTACAACCCAAACTGAATTAGCACGTATGGTTTCTGTATatgtttacagtatttattctaAATAGAATGAGTTCATTTGCATGTGGAGCAAAAAATATCTCCATATTTCCACATGGCTCCAGCGACTCCTACTCACCAGTGCGGCTCTCCCCGGGGCCGACCTCCTCGGAGGTTAGGTAGGATCGGTCATTGTAAGATTTGTGGAGGTCGTCCTCCTTCTCTTTGCCCCTTTCGAGGTAATAATCAAAGCTGTCCATGACAGCATCTGTCTGCTTCTTGTCATCCACGCCTGTAGACGGAAGCAGGAACCAACGGAGAGTTTAGTGGTGGACTTCAATTCTAAAGATGCGTACAATGcagatttgtattttactgAATGTGACTTTGAAGGTTGCTCTGAACCCACTTCAATGTGATAACATGTCGCACAAACAAGAATACGTTTTATGATGTGGACATTTTGGGAGCAACGTGAGTATTTATTACGATAAAAATGTTTTTCGATGTCTGAATTTTAGCAACCTTCAGGGAAAATCAAATGAATCTTCTGCATGAGACCAAACCATCAGCTGTTATCTAGTGTTTACTTGATCACATTTTTGAGAAAGGACAGAAATGTGTGGTGAACAGCATGGCCAGCGCCAGATGAAGGATAATTGGGAGTGATATTGGTGTGTGATCTCAGCACCAACGACAAAAAGctgttgcacaaacacacacacatgaatacacaTGGCAATGCTCATTCACCCAAATGCTACTGAATAAACAGCGGTTTTCTAAGGAAATTGGCCACGGCTGTCTTTccttgtgacacacacacacacacacaaatcatcaAAACTCATCATTCCTCCCTCAGGTCCTCGTGGCTCTGCTCCACTGAGCACGCTCTAGGCCTTCTGGGTAGTGTCGCTCTCACTTCTCCACACTTATTCTGTATCCTCAGGTGCACCAcattacacatacacacaaacaggggCGCGCGCGCGAACACACCATTTTCCATCACTTACACAAACATAGGAGCTGTTATAGTGCCAAAACTAAGACAAACACACTCAACCTTTTCCTTAAACCTTgaccacaacacaaacacacacacagtgttgtcCATACACTTTACCTTTCCTTTCCATTaccacacaaacaggaaagaacAGTGcagcgtgtatgtgtgtgtgtgtgtgtgtgtgtgtgcatgcgcgcATGCAGGGCAGCTCTAATTCTCTAATAACTGTTTGCCCAGCAGTGTGTAGACAAGCAGATTCTTATGAATGAGGTTCAAATGATGGGTGGCACCTTAAGGTGCGGAGGAGAAAACGCATATTCCATGCAGCTGAATGGAAAATCGATTGACCTGATCATTGCATCTAACAATGATTAACTAGCTGACCGGGTGGCTGGAACAAAAGAACTGGGAGGACAATGGGTAAAGATGGAGGCATAaaagatgggaggagaggaaggcaataagaatgaaacaaagaagaagaaatgaataggggtggagggggggggggggggtgctgagggGAACAGCTGGTTGAGTTAACAACAAGGTGTGCTTTTCCTGCTTTATCAGatgaatatttatacatttcGGACAGGTAGAGCGAGAAAGATTACCTCTGAGGCAGGATTTGCAGCAGTGCCCTGGGAGCAGGACGGGATCGTCGCAGTCGAGGGCTGGACAGGCCTGCTTGATATTCTTACAGTTTACTTTCCCAAACACTTTGCCACGACGGCTCTTTTGCTGCCAGAGAGAAAgaacgaaagaaagaaaaaaaacacccaagATGTCAGTCATCTCGTCTGAAAACACACGGCGGTGACTTCGGTTTCCTAGGCAACTGATGAAACGTACTGGTTCGCACTGGCACTGGACACAGTGCATGACGCCAAAGGGCTCCCCCAGATCTGGGTGCCACGAATCCTCCAGCGAGTAGAATCTGCCTCCAAAGGAGCATCCTGTAACACAACCATCAGCTGCTCACTGATCAGTTCATTATgggatgtgcttttttttttgtttttttttatctgcaagGAGTTTATGAAGACAAATGAGCAGtgggcaacaacaacaaataaatcataCATTGCCCACATGTTGAATGCCACTGAAACTCCCCGAGTGCATCATGAGTTTATGTAAATAATAGTCACAAGTTCCCAGGAAAATAGATCATAGGTGGACGCTTGTTAAAAGTATTAGTAAGTAAAGTATCTGAGGTCATTTAAAAAACATGCTGCAAACACCATAAGAAATAAACTGGAAGTAAAGTGCATCAAGTTTACATTAGCTCTGTACATAATACTCTATATTATTGCACCGACTCTACATGGCAGAGTTTTGAGAGGCAACAAAGCAGACTTTGTGTTTAAATCTGAGTCATATATGAACAAACTCAAAGGTGAAGCGGGTCACTCGAGTCGATGTGTTCAAAGCGACCATCCTGGTTCACATTATTCTTTCCTAAAACAGCTCAATGCTGCTCGCTTTGCCTGCCATTTCTCGCTCTGCTCAAATGCATCCAAGAAAAGCCAATACTTGTCACGGAAAGTCGATCGATGACATTTTCCACAGCAGAATGAGACGCTCAGATGGAGATCACCGTGCAGGAGTTCCCACAGTATCTTAACTCCCGTGTGGTTTGCCCTACAAAAGGCACGGTGAGCTTTGAACCTGGGACTTTCACACATGAATCAAAAGGCAGTCACTGCGGTTGTGACTCAGATGTTTACACTCCAACCGACTCAGGAAAGTCACAGG
Coding sequences within:
- the LOC137912520 gene encoding chordin-like, producing the protein MLVPRVFRSLLCVLSCASLHARAASRLKAPALPIQSEREPLPSKGLSGCSFGGRFYSLEDSWHPDLGEPFGVMHCVQCQCEPQKSRRGKVFGKVNCKNIKQACPALDCDDPVLLPGHCCKSCLRGVDDKKQTDAVMDSFDYYLERGKEKEDDLHKSYNDRSYLTSEEVGPGESRTDLVAVLTGGTDSWLSGSNGVARARFSLTRSSLAFSITYQRMGRPSKIILLGSDRTTAFEYTVPKGRSDMICGLWKNLPKPLIRQLQSEQMRISMSTSTSRREEVEGKIIKHRALFAETFSSMLTSGADPPGMGGIAMLTLSDTENNLHFILILQGLVKHRGGEPLQLPIRVQLVYRQHILREIRANITSHDPDFAEVLTDLNSRELFWLSRGQLEITVATEGHDPRKISGFITGRKSCDTIQSVMSSGDALTPGKTGGVGSSVFHLHNNGTLDYQVQVAGLTSECVGLTIELKPRRRNKRSVLYDLTPEYNKATGRAHGSWNRLEARHIHMLLQNELFINVATAHNQEGELRGQIRTLPNSGLEASRHELPIPLAGQFVSPPVRTGISGHAWVLVDKQCHLQYEIIIAGLSKSDDLTVNAHLHGRAEIGEIDDNSSAHKRLLTGFYGSQAQGILKDISVELLRHLDQGTAFIQVSTKINPRGEIRGRVHVTNNCEFGTRGEAEEFDDLRATSQDELKKDPLTCFFENQHHAHGSHWTPNYDKCFSCSCQKRTVICDPVICPALTCSRTVQPDDRCCPICDERREPKDMKAPEMVEEHLEGCYFEGDQKMHAPGTTWHPFVPPFGYIKCAVCTCKGSSGEVHCEKVTCPVLTCSHPVRRNPSDCCKACPEEEAAPEGLGHSDMMQADGPRHCKFGKNFYQNSDNWHPWVPVVGEMKCINCWCDHGVTKCQRKQCPVLTCTSLGRREGSCCPECLDSAEDDDLMMKAPNRRRTLRH